Proteins encoded in a region of the Solanum dulcamara chromosome 9, daSolDulc1.2, whole genome shotgun sequence genome:
- the LOC129902382 gene encoding RING-H2 finger protein ATL56-like codes for MVICYLVLDLIDQQQGDSNDDISRVDAAHDSGLSFEELQEISCFYLKGQKILSIQMSSSAPELPSPLFLVVIIVVYMVICYLVLDMIDQQVDSNDETSRMDAYDSGLSVEELQGISCFYLKEEANSSMCVICLDSLCEAELCRSFPPCNHVFHAQCLDPWLAKKTTCPTCRTPLRP; via the exons ATGGTGATTTGTTACCTTGTTCTTGATCTAATCGATCAGCAACAGGGCGATTCCAACGATGATATTTCTCGAGTAGATGCTGCTCATGACTCGGGTTTATCATTTGAAGAGTTACAAGAAATCAGTTGTTTCTACCTCAAAGGACAA AAAATCTTATCTATCCAAATGAGTTCCTCTGCACCTGAACTCCCATCCCCTCTCTTTTTGGTTGTCATTATCGTGGTATATATGGTAATTTGTTACCTTGTTCTTGATATGATCGATCAACAAGTAGATTCCAACGATGAGACTTCTCGAATGGATGCTTATGACTCAGGATTATCAGTCGAAGAGTTGCAAGGAATCAGTTGCTTCTACCTCAAAGAAGAAGCAAATTCATCGATGTGTGTCATTTGCTTGGATAGTCTATGTGAAGCAGAATTGTGCAGAAGTTTTCCACCTTGTAACCATGTGTTCCATGCTCAATGTCTTGATCCTTGGTTAGCCAAAAAAACAACTTGTCCAACTTGCCGAACGCCATTAAGACCATAA